In Brachybacterium fresconis, the genomic stretch GAAGGAGCCGGCCGACGTCTTCAACGTCCCGCCGGACATCATCCCGACCCCGGCCACGGTGCAGGCCTATCTCGACACCGTCTTCTCTGACCCTGCGATCTGGCGCGGACTCCGGTCGAGCACGATCATCACCATTCCCACCTTGGTGCTGACTCTGGTGATCGGGGCACCGGCCGCATACGGGCTCGCGAAGTACCGCTACCGCGTCACCGGAGGAGTGCTGTTCCTCCTGCTCGCGGCCCAGATGCTCCCGACCATCAGCCTGGCGCTGCCGATGTTCGCCATCTTCAGCCAGTACGGACTCGTCGACACATATGCCGGGCTGATCATCGCCAACGTCTCGGTCACCCTGCCTTTCGCCGTCGTGCTGCTGCGTCCCTACATGGGCGCGATCCCCGGGGATCTGCTCGAAGCCGCCCGACTCGACGGCTGCACCGCCTTCGGTGCCTTCCGCAGGGTGGGCCTGCCCCTGGTGCGGCCCGGCCTCGTCATGGTCGCGACACTCACCTTCGTGATGACCTGGGGAGAGTTCGTCTTCGGGCTCACTCTTGCCACCAGCGACGACAAGCAACCGATCACCGTGGTGCTGAACAGATTCATCGCCAGCTTCGGTACCCAATGGACGAATCTGATGGCGGTCTCCACCGTCATCGCGATCCCGATCATCGTGGTGTTCATCGTCCTTCAGAAGCACGTCGTCGCAGGCCTCACGGAGGGCGGATTGAAGG encodes the following:
- a CDS encoding carbohydrate ABC transporter permease produces the protein MKKPFALTVAATALVLVYLIPVYWMVATSLKEPADVFNVPPDIIPTPATVQAYLDTVFSDPAIWRGLRSSTIITIPTLVLTLVIGAPAAYGLAKYRYRVTGGVLFLLLAAQMLPTISLALPMFAIFSQYGLVDTYAGLIIANVSVTLPFAVVLLRPYMGAIPGDLLEAARLDGCTAFGAFRRVGLPLVRPGLVMVATLTFVMTWGEFVFGLTLATSDDKQPITVVLNRFIASFGTQWTNLMAVSTVIAIPIIVVFIVLQKHVVAGLTEGGLKD